One genomic region from Rattus norvegicus strain BN/NHsdMcwi chromosome 10, GRCr8, whole genome shotgun sequence encodes:
- the Polr2a gene encoding DNA-directed RNA polymerase II subunit RPB1 isoform X2: MHGGGPPSGDSACPLRTIKRVQFGVLSPDELKRMSVTEGGIKYPETTEGGRPKLGGLMDPRQGVIERTGRCQTCAGNMTECPGHFGHIELAKPVFHVGFLVKTMKVLRCVCFFCSKLLVDSNNPKIKDILAKSKGQPKKRLTHVYDLCKGKNICEGGEEMDNKFGVEQPEGDEDLTKEKGHGGCGRYQPRIRRSGLELYAEWKHVNEDSQEKKILLSPERVHEIFKRISDEECFVLGMEPRYARPEWMIVTVLPVPPLSVRPAVVMQGSARNQDDLTHKLADIVKINNQLRRNEQNGAAAHVIAEDVKLLQFHVATMVDNELPGLPRAMQKSGRPLKSLKQRLKGKEGRVRGNLMGKRVDFSARTVITPDPNLSIDQVGVPRSIAANMTFAEIVTPFNIDRLQELVRRGNSQYPGAKYIIRDNGDRIDLRFHPKPSDLHLQTGSQGEVMNLLMFLSTWDGKVPQPAILKPRPLWTGKQIFSLIIPGHINCIRTHSTHPDDEDSGPYKHISPGDTKVVVENGELIMGILCKKSLGTSAGSLVHISYLEMGHDVTRLFYSNIQTVINNWLLIEGHTIGIGDSIADSKTYQDIQNTIKKAKQDVIEVIEKAHNNELEPTPGNTLRQTFENQVNRILNDARDKTGSSAQKSLSEYNNFKSMVVSGAKGSKINISQVIAVVGQQNVEGKRIPFGFKHRTLPHFIKDDYGPESRGFVENSYLAGLTPTEFFFHAMGGREGLIDTAVKTAETGYIQRRLIKSMESVMVKYDATVRNSINQVVQLRYGEDGLAGESVEFQNLATLKPSNKAFEKKFRFDYTNERALRRTLQEDLVKDVLSNAHIQNELEREFERMREDREVLRVIFPTGDSKVVLPCNLLRMIWNAQKIFHINPRLPSDLHPIKVVEGVKELSKKLVIVNGDDPLSRQAQENATLLFNIHLRSTLCSRRMAEEFRLSGEAFDWLLGEIESKFNQAIAHPGEMVGALAAQSLGEPATQMTLNTFHYAGVSAKNVTLGVPRLKELINISKKPKTPSLTVFLLGQSARDAERAKDILCRLEHTTLRKVTANTAIYYDPNPQSTVVAEDQEWVNVYYEMPDFDVARISPWLLRVELDRKHMTDRKLTMEQIAEKINAGFGDDLNCIFNDDNAEKLVLRIRIMNSDENKMQEEEEVVDKMDDDVFLRCIESNMLTDMTLQGIEQISKVYMHLPQTDNKKKIIITEDGEFKALQEWILETDGVSLMRVLSEKDVDPVRTTSNDIVEIFTVLGIEAVRKALERELYHVISFDGSYVNYRHLALLCDTMTCRGHLMAITRHGVNRQDTGPLMKCSFEETVDVLMEAAAHGESDPMKGVSENIMLGQLAPAGTGCFDLLLDAEKCKYGMEIPTNIPGLGAAGPTGMFFGSAPSPMGGISPAMTPWNQGATPAYGAWSPSVGSGMTPGAAGFSPSAASDASGFSPGYSPAWSPTPGSPGSPGPSSPYIPSPGGAMSPSYSPTSPAYEPRSPGGYTPQSPSYSPTSPSYSPTSPSYSPTSPNYSPTSPSYSPTSPSYSPTSPSYSPTSPSYSPTSPSYSPTSPSYSPTSPSYSPTSPSYSPTSPSYSPTSPSYSPTSPSYSPTSPSYSPTSPSYSPTSPSYSPTSPSYSPTSPNYSPTSPNYTPTSPSYSPTSPSYSPTSPNYTPTSPNYSPTSPSYSPTSPSYSPTSPSYSPSSPRYTPQSPTYTPSSPSYSPSSPSYSPTSPKYTPTSPSYSPSSPEYTPTSPKYSPTSPKYSPTSPKYSPTSPTYSPTTPKYSPTSPTYSPTSPVYTPTSPKYSPTSPTYSPTSPKYSPTSPTYSPTSPKGSTYSPTSPGYSPTSPTYSLTSPAISPEDSDEEN, encoded by the exons ATGCACGGGGGTGGCCCTCCCTCCGGGGACAGCGCATGCCCGCTGCGCACCATCAAGAGAGTGCAGTTCGGCGTCCTGAGTCCGGATGAGTTG AAGCGGATGTCTGTGACAGAGGGTGGTATCAAATACCCAGAGACAACAGAGGGTGGTCGCCCCAAACTTGGGGGACTAATGGATCCACGACAGGGGGTGATTGAGCGGACTGGCCGTTGTCAAACATGTGCAG GAAACATGACCGAGTGTCCTGGCCACTTTGGCCACATTGAACTGGCCAAGCCTGTGTTTCATGTGGGCTTCCTGGTGAAGACAATGAAGGTTTTGCGCTGTGTCTGCTTCTTTTGCTCCAAACTTCTTGTAGATTCT AACAACCCGAAGATTAAGGACATCCTGGCCAAATCTAAGGGGCAGCCCAAGAAACGGCTTACACATGTCTATGACCTTTGCAAGGGCAAAAACATCTGTGAAGGTGGAGAGGAGATGGACAACAAGTTTGGTGTGGAGCAGCCTGAGGGGGATGAGGATCTGACCAAAGAAAAG GGCCATGGTGGCTGTGGGCGTTATCAGCCCCGGATCCGGCGCTCTGGCCTGGAGTTGTATGCTGAATGGAAACATGTTAATGAGGactctcaggagaagaagatcTTGCTGAGTCCAGAACGAGTGCATGAAATCTTCAAACGCATCTCAGATGAGGAGTGTTTTGTGCTGGGCATGGAGCCTCGCTATGCCCGGCCTGAGTGGATGATTGTCACGGTGTTGCCTGTGCCTCCTCTCTCTGTGCGACCTGCTGTGGTGATGCAAGGTTCTGCTCGAAACCAG GATGATCTGACTCACAAACTGGCTGACATTGTGAAGATCAACAATCAGCTGCGGCGGAACGAACAGAATGGTGCAGCTGCCCATGTCATCGCAGAAGATGTGAAACTTCTCCAGTTCCATGTGGCCACCATGGTGGACAACGAACTGCCCGGCTTACCCCGT GCCATGCAGAAGTCTGGCCGTCCCCTCAAGTCCCTGAAGCAACGGTTGAAGGGCAAGGAAGGACGGGTTCGAGGGAATCTAATGGGCAAGCGAGTGGACTTCTCAGCCCGCACTGTCATCACCCCTGACCCTAACCTATCCATTGACCAAGTTGGTGTGCCCCGCTCCATTGCTGCCAACATGACCTTTGCAGAGATTGTCACACCTTTCAACATTGACAG ACTTCAGGAATTAGTACGCAGGGGAAACAGCCAGTATCCAGGAGCCAAGTACATCATCCGAGACAACGGTGATCGAATTGACTTACGGTTCCATCCTAAGCCCAGTGACCTTCACCTACAGACTGG CTCTCAGGGTGAAGTGATGAACCTCTTAATGTTCCTGTCCACGTGGGATGGGAAGGTCCCACAGCCAGCCATCCTCAAGCCCCGGCCCCTGTGGACAGGCAAGCAAATCTTCTCCCTCATCATACCTGGTCACATCAATTGTATCCGTACTCACAGCACccatcctgatgatgaagatagTGGCCCTTACAAGCACATCTCTCCTGGGGACACCAAA GTGGTGGTGGAGAATGGGGAGCTTATCATGGGCATCCTTTGTAAGAAGTCTCTGGGCACATCAGCAGGCTCTCTGGTCCACATCTCCTACTTAGAGATGGGTCATGACGTTACCCGCCTCTTCTACTCCAACATTCAGACTGTCATTAACAACTGGCTTCTCATCGAGG GTCATACCATTGGCATTGGGGACTCCATTGCAGATTCCAAGACTTACCAGGACATTCAGAACACTATTAAGAAAGCTAAACAGGATGTAATAGAG GTCATTGAGAAGGCTCATAACAATGAGCTAGAACCCACCCCAGGAAACACATTGCGCCAGACATTTGAGAATCAAGTGAATCGCATTCTCAATGATGCTCGAGACAAAACTGGCTCCTCTGCACAGAAATCCCTCTCTGAATATAACAACTTCAAGTCTATGGTGGTGTCTGGAGCTAAAGGGTCCAAGATCAACATCTCCCAG GTCATTGCCGTTGTCGGGCAGCAGAACGTGGAGGGCAAGCGGATCCCATTTGGATTTAAGCATCGGACTCTTCCTCACTTTATCAAGGATGATTATGGTCCCGAGAGCCGAGGCTTTGTAGAAAACTCCTACTTGGCTGGCCTCACTCCCACTGAGTTCTTCTTCCATGCCATGGGAGGACGAGAAGGTCTCATTGACACAGCTGTTAAGACTGCTGAGACTG GGTATATTCAGCGAAGGCTGATAAAATCCATGGAGTCGGTGATGGTGAAATATGATGCAACTGTGAGGAACTCCATCAACCAGGTGGTACAGCTACGCTATGGAGAGGACGGCCTAGCAGGCGAGAGCGTTGAGTTCCAGAATCTGGCTACACTTAAGCCTTCTAATAAAGCTTTTGAGAAGAA GTTCCGTTTTGATTATACCAATGAGAGGGCCCTGCGGCGGACTCTTCAGGAGGATCTGGTAAAGGATGTGCTGAGCAATGCCCACATACAGAATGAGCTAGAACGGGAATTTGAACGGATGCGGGAAGATCGGGAAGTGCTCAGGGTCATCTTCCCAACTGGTGACAGCAAG GTGGTCCTCCCTTGTAACCTTCTGCGGATGATCTGGAATGCACAGAAAATCTTCCATATCAACCCTCGCCTTCCCTCTGACCTGCACCCCATCAAAGTGGTAGAGG GAGTCAAAGAATTGAGCAAGAAGTTGGTAATTGTGAATGGAGATGACCCACTAAGTCGGCAGGCACAGGAGAATGCCACTTTGCTCTTCAACATCCACCTAAGATCCACACTTTGCTCTCGCCGAATGGCTGAGGAGTTTCGGCTCAGTGGAGAGGCCTTTGACTGGCTGCTCGGGGAGATAGAGTCCAAGTTCAACCAAGCCATT GCCCATCCTGGAGAAATGGTGGGAGCTTTGGCTGCTCAGTCTCTTGGAGAACCTGCCACTCAGATGACCCTGAACACTTTCCACTATGCTGGTGTATCTGCCAAGAATGTGACGCTGGGTGTACCTCGGCTTAAGGAGCTCATCAACATCTCTAAGAAGCCAAAGACCCCTTCACTCACTGTCTTCCTGTTAGGCCAATCTGCCCGAGACGCTGAGCGGGCCAAG GACATTCTTTGCCGCTTGGAACATACAACATTGAGGAAGGTGACTGCCAACACAGCCATCTACTATGACCCCAACCCTCAGAGCACAGTGGTGGCAGAAGATCAGGAGTGGGTGAATGTGTACTATGAGATGCCTGACTTTGATGTAGCCCGAATATCCCCCTGGCTGCTGCGTGTGGAACTGGACCGAAAGCACATGACTGACCGGAAGCTTACCATGGAACAGATTGCTGAAAAAATCAATGCAG GCTTTGGCGATGATTTGAATTGTATCTTCAATGATGATAATGCAGAGAAGCTGGTCCTTCGTATCCGCATCATGAACAGTGATGAAAACAAGATGCAGGAG gaggaagaggtggtggaTAAGATGGATGATGATGTTTTCCTGCGGTGCATTGAGTCCAACATGCTGACAGATATGACCCTGCAGGGTATTGAGCAGATCAGCAAG GTATACATGCACTTACCTCAGACAGACAACAAGAAGAAGATCATCATCACAGAAGATGGGGAGTTCAAGGCCCTGCAAGAATGGATCTTGGAGACAGATGGTGTGAGCCTGATGCGGGTGCTGAGCGAGAAGGATGTAGACCCTGTGCGCACTACGTCCAATGACATCGTGGAGATCTTCACG GTACTGGGCATTGAGGCTGTGCGGAAGGCCCTGGAGCGAGAACTGTACCATGTCATCTCCTTTGATGGTTCCTACGTCAATTATCGGCATTTGGCTCTTCTGTGTGACACAATGACATGCCGTGGCCACTTGATGGCCATCACTCGTCATGGAGTCAACCGCCAGGACACTGGACCACTCATGAAATGCTCCTTTGAGGAAACG GTGGATGTCCTTATGGAAGCAGCTGCACATGGGGAGAGTGACCCCATGAAGGGAGTCTCTGAGAATATTATGCTGGGCCAGCTCGCTCCAGCTGGTACTGGCTGTTTTGACCTCCTGCTTGATGCTGAGAAATGCAAATACGGCATGGAAATCCCCACCAATATCCCCGGACTGGGGGCCGCTGGAC CTACTGGCATGTTCTTTGGCTCTGCACCCAGTCCGATGGGAGGAATCTCTCCTGCAATGACACCCTGGAACCAGGGTGCAACTCCAGCCTATGGTGCCTGGTCCCCAAGTGTTG GGAGTGGGATGACCCCAGGAGCAGCTGGCTTCTCTCCCAGTGCTGCATCTGATGCCAGTGGCTTCAGCCCAGGTTACTCGCCTGCATGGTCTCCCACACCAGGCTCTCCAGGCTCCCCTGGACCCTCAAGCCCATATATCCCCTCACCAG GTGGTGCTATGTCTCCCAGCTACTCACCAACATCACCAGCATATGAGCCGCGCTCCCCTGGGGGCTATACACCGCAGAGCCCCTCATACTCCCCTACTTCTCCTTCCTACTCCCCAACGTCTCCGTCTTATTCTCCAACCAGTCCCAACTATAGTCCTACCTCACCTAGCTACTCCCCAACCTCTCCTAGCTATTCCCCAACCTCTCCATCCTACTCACCAACCTCTCCATCCTACTCACCAACCTCTCCCAGCTACTCCCCAACCTCTCCCAGCTACTCCCCAACATCACCCAGCTATTCTCCAACTTCTCCCAGCTACTCACCAACATCTCCTAGCTATTCCCCAACATCTCCCAGCTACTCACCAACCTCTCCAAGCTATTCTCCCACCTCCCCCAGTTACTCACCGACATCTCCAAGCTACTCACCAACTTCTCCAAGTTACTCACCAACTTCCCCAAGTTACTCACCCACTAGCCCTAACTATTCCCCAACTAGTCCCAACTATACCCCAACCTCACCCAGCTACAGCCCAACCTCACCCAGCTACTCACCTACTAGTCCAAACTATACACCTACCAGCCCTAACTACAGCCCAACCTCTCCAAGCTATTCCCCAACCTCACCCAGTTACTCTCCCACCTCACCCAGCTACTCTCCCTCGAGCCCACGGTATACACCTCAGTCTCCAACCTACACACCGAGTTCACCAAGCTACAGCCCTAGCTCGCCAAGCTACAGCCCTACTTCCCCCAAGTATACCCCAACTAGTCCTTCCTACAGTCCTAGCTCACCAGAGTATACCCCAACTTCTCCCAAATACTCACCTACAAGCCCCAAATATTCACCCACTTCTCCCAAGTATTCTCCTACCAGCCCCACTTACTCACCCACCACCCCAAAATACTCGCCAACCTCTCCTACATATTCACCAACCTCTCCAGTCTACACCCCGACCTCTCCCAAGTACTCCCCTACTAGTCCTACCTACTCCCCAACTTCTCCCAAGTACTCGCCCACCAGtcccacctactcacccacctCTCCCAAGGGCTCCACCTACTCTCCCACTTCTCCTGGCTACTCCCCCACCAGCCCCACCTACAGCCTCACCAGTCCAGCCATCAGCCCAGAAGACAGCGATGAGGAGAACTGA